In Hypomesus transpacificus isolate Combined female chromosome 4, fHypTra1, whole genome shotgun sequence, the following are encoded in one genomic region:
- the si:dkey-14o18.2 gene encoding filaggrin-2 has translation MARSVHPLEVSLSSGYTRRTGLFTRHILPSFPFLSLLLHCLLSFSTVGGSVPGLEYDYGISPKFVCTPIPPEADPSCFTPGGPAHGTAHGTAHGTAHGPSSNVHGNGHSNGHHSPVGGAANGGTRRVMSDEAKSTILHLRESLVRQKETILDQRETIRELTAKLTLCEGFGRGVGHHDDHEDHHGPSSHHSSHHPGSSHHSYHDTDHHTDSHYPHNGHRPDPHHRGTGSHSGSKHGAFSAEQTGKTLQTLKERLENLQARNSSSSYSSSLRDLLQRKINALEEQLHNHHGGNHGPGHHDDHHDNHGNGHHDDHHDDHHDDHDDDHHDDHHDDHHDDHHDDHHDDHHDDHHDDHHGDRHHDRHHDRHQDRHNSHHDDHHYDRHYDRHYDRSHSRHDNHHDDHHGPGHHDDHHNDHHDDHHGPGHHDDHHATGHRDDHHGPGHHNNQQGPGHHDDHHNDHHGSDQGPGHHDDHHDDHRDNGGHHGSDTDHHPRPPYGSKPVPARPPVRGGVGHAKLDTVFSHLHNRNTEPGGRKKPKSPDAFQIGFPMRTNYMYGRVKRTLLNEIFALTVCLWLKGGSGPGLGTPFSYSVPGQANELVLIEWGNNPMELLINDKAVTLPISLTDGKWHHLCITWTTRDGLWEAYQDGVKRGSGENLSAWHPIKPGGVFILGQEQDTLGGRFDATQSFVGEMSDLQFWSRVLTHNEIFSQASCGGHLTGDIITWTEAVVELHGGVTKYPFDPCH, from the exons ATGGCGAGATCCGTCCATCCATTAGAAGTGTCTCTGTCCTCAGGATACACCCGCCGGACAGGCCTGTTCACAAGGcacatcctcccctccttcccattCCTCTCTTTGCTCCTCCACTGTCTCCTGTCCTTCTCTACAGTGGGAGGTAGTGTGCCAGGGTTAGAGTATGACTACGGCATCAGCCCCAAATTTGTCTGCACCCCAATCCCACCGGAAGCAGATCCCAGCTGTTTTACACCGGGCGGGCCAGCACACGGAACAGCACATGGAACAGCACACGGGACAGCACACGGGCCCAGCAGTAACGTCCATGGTAACGGCCACAGTAACGGGCACCACAGTCCTGTGGGAGGGGCTGCTAATGGCGGCACACGGAGAGTCATGTCGGACGAGGCTAAATCCACCATCTTGCACCTGCGGGAGAGCCTGGTGCGGCAGAAGGAGACCATTTTGGACCAGAGGGAGACCATCCGAGAGCTGACGGCCAAGCTCACTCTCTGCGAGGGCTTTGGTCGCGGGGTTGGTCACCACGACGACCACGAGGACCATCATGGGCCATCGTCGCACCATAGCTCGCACCACCCGGGCTCCTCTCACCACTCCTACCATGACACCGACCACCACACGGACTCCCACTACCCCCATAATGGCCACCGGCCAGACCCACACCACCGGGGGACGGGGTCCCACAGTGGTAGCAAACATGGGGCCTTTTCTGCTGAGCAGACAGgcaagaccctccagaccctgaaggagaggctggagaactTGCAG GCCAGGAACTCCTCTAGCTCCTACTCCAGCTCACTGAGGGACCTGCTCCAGAGAAAGATTAATGCCCTGGAGGAACAACTACACAATCACCATGGGGGAAACCATGGCCCTGGTCACCATGAcgatcaccatgacaaccatgGTAATGGTCACCATGACGACCATCACGATGACCACCATGATGATCACGATGATGATCACCATGATGATCACCACGATGACCATCATGATGATCACCACGATGACCATCATGACGATCACCACGACGATCATCATGACGATCATCATGGCGACCGACACCATGATCGCCACCATGATCGCCACCAGGATCGTCACAATAGTCACCATGACGACCATCACTATGATCGACACTATGACCGCCATTATGACCGCAGCCACAGCCGTCATGACAATCACCACGATGATCACCATGGCCCTGGTCACCATGACGACCACCACAATGATCACCATGATGATCACCACGGCCCTGGTCACCACGATGACCACCATGCCACTGGTCACCGTGACGACCACCATGGTCCCGGTCACCACAACAACCAGCAAGGACCTGGCCACCACGATGACCATCACAATGACCACCATGGCAGTGACCAAGGCCCTGGTCACCATGATGATCATCACGATGATCACCGTGACAATGGTGGACACCATGGTAGTGACACAGACCATCACCCCAGACCTCCCTATGGCAGCAAACCTGTTCCAGCCAGACCTCCTGTCCGTGGGGGAGTGGGCCACGCTAAACTGGACACGGTCTTCAGTCACCTGCACAACAGGAACACTGAGCCTG GTGGCCGCAAGAAGCCGAAGAGTCCAGACGCCTTCCAGATCGGCTTCCCCATGAGGACCAACTACATGTACGGAAGGGTGAAGAGGACCCTGCTCAATGAGATATTTGCCCTGACCGTGTGCCTGTGGCTGAAGGGCGGCTCTGGCCCGGGTCTGGGCACACCCTTCTCCTACTCCGTACCTGGCCAGGCCAACGAGCTAGTGCTGATTGAATGGGGCAACAACCCCATGGAGCTACTGatcaatgacaag GCTGTGACGCTGCCCATCTCTCTGACGGATGGGAAGTGGCACCACTTGTGCATCACCTGGACGACGAGGGACGGCCTGTGGGAAGCCTACCAGGACGGGGTGAAGAGGGGGTCAGGGGAGAACCTCTCAGCCTGGCACCCCATCAAGCCTGGAGGGGTCTTCATCCTCGGGCAAGAGCAG GACACGCTGGGTGGACGCTTTGATGCTACCCAGTCCTTTGTGGGAGAGATGTCTGACCTTCAATTCTGGTCACGGGTTCTGACGCACAATGAGATCTTCAGTCAGGCCAGTTGTGGAGGTCACCTGACCGGTGATATCATCACATGGACAGAGGCTGTGGTGGAGTTACATGGTGGGGTTACCAAGTACCCCTTTGACCCTTGCCACTAA
- the cacng6a gene encoding calcium channel, voltage-dependent, gamma subunit 6a has product MWSTFFIQDEDGRPAGSAGSGTAGGVAGMSGFGGGRKGVGAKRRARATASSGTGGMSENQEGKIKLAFFLAIVGVILSVLGVGTEFWVELSPSKSFYGNQTCLTAHFGLWKCCSRTLWVADIDPERESCGPADLPGESNCSYFKFFTTGESKMLFQKTMVKNLNIAAAMLSMFSLFLMVMGSVCVTMALSKGVQFFLKPASFCFVLSGILVFLSLIVFHQSVLSFLASDHTVPLHHELSWSVSSMGCAGAILILGGALFLLLALPYSPWQRCLPHQDSNS; this is encoded by the exons ATGTGGTCCACCTTCTTCATTCAAGATGAGGATGGAAGGCCAGCGGGCTCAGCTGGGAGCGGGACTGCTGGAGGGGTGGCTGGAATGTCCGGTTTTGGGGGTGGGCGCAAAGGAGTTGGGGCTAAGCGCCGGGCCAGAGCAACAGCATCATCAGGCACAGGCGGGATGAGCGAAAACCAGGAGGGGAAGATCAAGCTGGCGTTCTTCCTGGCGATCGTGGGTGTGATTTTGAGTGTGCTGGGTGTGGGCACAGAGTTCTGGGTGGAACTATCGCCGTCGAAGAGTTTCTATGGCAACCAGACATGTTTGACGGCCCATTTTGGACTGTGGAAGTGCTGCTCCAGGACCCTGTGGGTGGCCGACATagacccagagagggagagctgcgGTCCAGCTGACCTGCCTGGAG AGTCAAACTGCAGCTACTTCAAGTTCTTTACTACTGGAGAGAGTAAGATGCTTTTTCAGAAGACAATGGTGAAAA atcTGAACATTGCGGCAGCCATGTTGTCCATGTTCAGCCTCTTCCTCATGGTCATGGGGTCAGTCTGCGTTACCATGGCTCTCAGCAAGGGGGTCCAGTTCTTCCTGAAACCCGCTTCCTTCTGCTTTGTCCTGTCAG gCATCCTGGTGTTCCTGTCTCTCATAGTCTTCCATCAGTCCGTTCTTTCTTTCCTGGCCAGCGACCATACTGTGCCCCTGCACCACGAGCTGTCCTGGTCAGTGTCTTCTATGGGCTGTGCTGGAGCCATCCTCATCCTGGGAGGAGCCCTCTTTCTGCTCCTGGCCCTGCCCTACAGCCCCTGGCAGAGATGTCTGCCTCACCAGGACAGCAACAGCTAG
- the cacng8a gene encoding calcium channel, voltage-dependent, gamma subunit 8a: MEAKGRHMPPAMVWCERGIQVLLTTMGAFAAFALMTVAIGTDYWLYARAFICNSTANSSQEDPNNKDKKDPGALTHSGLWRICCLEGLKSGVCSQINHFPDDADYDQDAAEYLLRVVRASSIFPILSAILLLLGGVCVASSSFYKSKRNIILGGGILFVAAGLSNIIGVIVYISAALSDISPKKDEDKKWHYSYGWSFYFGGLSFILAEMVGVLAVNIYIEKNKELRCRSRTDLFKTTTHAMLRLPSYRFRRRSGSSSHSTDPPRSCDASPVGGAKSFTLPPSAPPFSVATLPNPHHTSGGGGGDISMYTLTRDSKLGSLGGGGPPLYGTVDRATLYQLHNYFPKDGGADSGGGVIMSGTLPSLSKSNLAASAQNAPVSAAPLNTSTSSGPAPSQPPTATMERDRGMATLDRLTAKRDRDSNSDTLNRRTTPV, translated from the exons ccatgGTGTGGTGCGAGCGGGGGATCCAGGTTCTGCTCACCACCATGGGGGCCTTCGCAGCCTTCGCCCTGATGACCGTGGCCATCGGCACCGACTACTGGCTCTATGCCCGGGCTTTCATCTGCAACAGCACGGCCAACTCGTCTCAGGAAGACCCCAACAACAAGGACAAGAAAGACCCCGGCGCGCTCACCCACTCTGGCCTCTGGAGGATCTGCTGCCTGGAAG ggCTGAAAAGCGGAGTGTGCTCTCAGATCAATCACTTCCCTGATGATGCAGACTACGACCAGGATGCTGCTGAGTACCTGCTGC GCGTAGTTCGGGCCTCTAGCATCTTCCCCATCCTGAGTGCCATCCTGCTCTTGCTGGGCGGGGTGTGTGTTGCTTCCAGCAGCTTCTATAAAAGCAAGAGGAACATCATTTTGGGCGGGGGAATCCTGTTCGTGGCAGCAG GTCTAAGTAACATCATCGGTGTGATTGTGTACATCTCGGCCGCACTAAGCGACATCTCCCCTAAGAAGGACGAGGATAAGAAGTGGCACTACTCTTACGGCTGGTCTTTCTACTTTGGCGGCTTGTCCTTCATCCTGGCTGAGATGGTGGGCGTTCTCGCCGTGAACATCTATATTGAGAAGAACAAGGAGCTGCGCTGTCGCTCTCGTACCGACCTCTTCAAGACCACCACTCACGCCATGCTCCGCCTCCCCAGCTACCGTTTCCGCCGGCGTTCTGGCTCTAGTTCACACTCCACCGACCCGCCCCGCTCGTGCGACGCCTCGCCCGTAGGGGGCGCCAAGAGCTTCACCCTGCCGCCCTCTGCCCCGCCGTTCTCCGTGGCCACCCTGCCCAACCCCCACCACACCAgcggcggaggagggggggatatcTCCATGTACACGCTGACCAGGGACTCCAAGCTGGGgagtctgggaggaggaggtccCCCTCTGTACGGGACGGTGGATCGGGCCACGCTCTACCAGTTGCACAACTACTTCCCAAAAGATGGTGGCGCggacagtggaggaggagtgatTATGAGCGGCACCCTGCCGTCCCTCTCCAAGTCCAACCTTGCTGCCTCGGCCCAGAATGCACCTGTGTCTGCCGCGCCGCTGAATACCTCAACCTcctcaggccccgccccctctcagCCGCCCACCGCCACCATGGAGCGTGACAGAGGCATGGCCACGCTCGATAGGTTGACGGCCAAGCGTGACAGAGATAGCAACTCTGACACGTTGAACAGGAGAACCACGCCAGTGTGA